gttatttttattttttggatATATTACCCCATATTTTTcactatttaaataattacgtaattttgtttaaacTGATAAATTTTAAGATTTTGGTAATGTATGCAgtaaaatttgtattaatggcaataattttataatgtgAATAAAAGAAAGAACTGAATTAATTTTCTGACACATtttaacataaatattttaaaaacaactcgtatgtatatgcatgtaATGGTAAAATTGACCAAGTAATgctaattatatattatataaaataagatcaaatataatggatgaacaaaatgatataaatgatgaaactgaatatataaaggaGACAAATGTAGAAGTAGAGGATGAAATGGAAAAAGAAGATGAATCTTCCAATGATTTGACTTTagagaaaaaaaggaaagaCCACGCAAGCAACGATGATTTACCAGAACCAAAGAAAATGTCCTTAATCGAGGAAGGGGAAGATGAGGAAGAGGAAGGTGAAGAGGAAGATGAAGAGGAAGAGGAAGATGAAGAGGAAGAGGAAGATGAAGAGGAAGATGAAGaggaagaagaaaatgagGAGGAAGAAGAAGATGAGGAGGAAGAAAATAACGAAGAAGAAGACGAAGGAGAAGACCCATATCTACTAAAAGACgcaacatatataaaaaaaaacagattATGGACAATGAGGCAAAAGGTCCTAATCGTAAGATCAccattaaaaaagaaaaactgTCAATCATTTATTGACAATTTAAAACTATTATTACCTCATCATAAAATGGAGAGTAAATGGAgtaaaaaagggaaaaaatCAGATTTAAGTAATGTATGTTATAATAGTAATTGTactaatttaatattttttgat
This genomic stretch from Plasmodium vinckei vinckei genome assembly, chromosome: PVVCY_02 harbors:
- a CDS encoding ribosome biogenesis protein BRX1 homolog, putative, with protein sequence MDEQNDINDETEYIKETNVEVEDEMEKEDESSNDLTLEKKRKDHASNDDLPEPKKMSLIEEGEDEEEEGEEEDEEEEEDEEEEEDEEEDEEEEENEEEEEDEEEENNEEEDEGEDPYLLKDATYIKKNRLWTMRQKVLIVRSPLKKKNCQSFIDNLKLLLPHHKMESKWSKKGKKSDLSNVCYNSNCTNLIFFDIKRNRHCLWICKNKIGPSLYFEILDYIPLHSLSFPGNCLLYSRPLLIFSKQFDEFDHLKLIKEMFIHIFGTPKYHPLSKPFYDHCYNFYYINDLIYFRHYQILPTTLADSNNINKQKLVEIGPQFTLHIIKIFDKFFKGDIIYENLKYKNSETPKQKKMKQNIKKKITSIEKKKSYMKRVKLIHTPIKTDIDF